The Hymenobacter sp. GOD-10R genome includes a window with the following:
- a CDS encoding TonB-dependent receptor: protein MPRPLLIVPLSVPLLLGAVDCVSAQTYAAMQMQQHSSPTIAQTTNAYKQVDLPLLLKELAQTYAVKFNYKADLVRNVTVAAPAVAEFDGKLTEQLNSVLQSVALQCASIDARTFVIQTRVPSARQAQQVNASATADIVVTGRVTSRDNNEGLPGVTVLQKGSTNGVSSGGDGSFSLTVPAGSTLVFSAIGYITQELPVTSSTASLNVKLAADNKALDEVVVVGYGTQKKADVTGAIATLDASKLEERPILRVDQALVGQLAGVQVQQNTGLPGRGFAVQVRGTGSITANNQPLYVIDGFPLEAAAPNSSGNYATGSPLDNINPNDIQSIEVLKDAAAAAIYGSRAANGVVLVTTKRGKTGKAQISFNTYAGVSQAARKVKLLSPEEWIERATEVINGNWVRSGTGRNATDDNATRRRILNLGATGYNPDLMPDDRWTQPGHPGLDFVDWQDEGFRTAKVQNYQVSAAGATDNVNYYISGNYTDQDGIVLGVNYKRYSARANMEVQANKKLKFGLNVAPSYSVSSDPGVEGKDNILNKLVTMVPVVESSAGLLSNYGDNDRYLWASSSNSPYGLLTDRQQRTTTFRTLSTVFAELEIIKNLRFRTTLNLDNTDVRNKSYVPNAKSGGLGATGTFSAYRKQAFVNENTLTYNRTIAEKHSVTALAGYSYNFFKTETDKLKSSGGFVNAAVTTLNGAQNISGTSDNGTSETQNVLLSYFGRLQYAYEGKYLFTASVRRDGSSRFGENDKWGIFPATSLGWRISQEKFMQALRPISELKLRASLGYSGNNGIGDYSSVPTLGVYNYELGGALATGQAPNVSANPNLKWEKSRTLDFGLDYGFLDNRIYGSFDYYTKTSNDLLLNQPVRGASGFSSQLVNIGEVVNKGWEVELNTRNLTGAFQWNTSVNFSHNENRVVHLGTGDAPIEIGTALYGAPSVLLKVGQPMYSTYVVKQIGILTQADIDNNVPIVQGQTQGDPRYEDANGDGVISVADRQILGQPNPKYTWGITNTFRFKGFDLSVLVQGQHGGSVYSLLGRALDGTSMGYNGNAAVAQRDRWRSPENPGAGERGQARANFTPLLNSSWLYSSDYYRVRNITLGYNLGNILSKRVAQGARIYFSLENFFGHDSYRVGYNVEAANSSNSSDGFSVSTDYGGLPLSKAMTLGLNVTF from the coding sequence ATGCCTAGACCCTTACTGATTGTTCCGCTGAGCGTGCCCCTGTTGCTGGGAGCTGTTGATTGTGTATCAGCGCAAACGTATGCAGCTATGCAGATGCAACAACACAGCTCACCTACGATTGCGCAAACTACGAATGCATATAAGCAAGTAGACTTGCCACTTTTACTCAAGGAACTAGCGCAAACGTATGCAGTAAAGTTTAACTACAAAGCCGACCTGGTGCGCAATGTCACCGTTGCGGCTCCTGCAGTGGCCGAGTTTGATGGAAAACTGACTGAACAACTTAATTCGGTTCTACAGTCCGTAGCATTGCAATGCGCTTCCATTGACGCTCGCACCTTTGTGATTCAAACTCGGGTGCCTTCGGCTCGCCAGGCCCAGCAAGTTAACGCGTCCGCAACAGCCGATATCGTAGTGACTGGCCGTGTCACTAGCCGCGACAACAACGAAGGCTTACCGGGCGTGACCGTGCTGCAGAAGGGCTCCACGAATGGTGTTTCCTCGGGCGGAGACGGCTCATTCTCCCTAACTGTGCCGGCGGGAAGTACCCTGGTCTTCAGCGCTATCGGGTATATAACGCAAGAATTGCCGGTTACGAGTTCGACAGCTAGCCTTAACGTGAAGCTAGCGGCCGATAATAAAGCGCTGGACGAAGTGGTAGTGGTGGGCTACGGCACCCAGAAGAAAGCGGACGTGACCGGTGCCATTGCTACCCTCGATGCGAGCAAGCTAGAAGAGCGGCCCATTCTGCGCGTCGATCAGGCGCTGGTGGGGCAGCTAGCGGGCGTGCAGGTACAGCAGAACACCGGCTTGCCTGGCCGAGGCTTTGCGGTGCAGGTGCGCGGCACGGGCTCTATCACGGCCAACAACCAGCCGTTGTATGTGATTGACGGCTTTCCGCTGGAAGCGGCCGCGCCCAACTCCAGCGGCAACTATGCCACGGGCAGCCCGCTCGACAATATCAATCCTAATGATATTCAATCCATTGAGGTATTGAAGGATGCCGCGGCGGCCGCCATCTACGGCTCGCGTGCGGCCAATGGTGTGGTGTTGGTAACTACCAAGCGTGGCAAAACTGGTAAGGCTCAGATTTCTTTTAATACCTACGCTGGGGTGTCGCAGGCCGCGCGGAAAGTGAAGCTGCTCTCGCCGGAGGAGTGGATCGAGCGGGCCACTGAGGTCATTAACGGCAACTGGGTACGCTCCGGTACCGGCCGCAATGCCACCGACGACAATGCCACCCGCCGCCGTATTTTGAACCTAGGTGCCACTGGCTACAACCCCGACCTGATGCCCGACGACCGTTGGACCCAGCCCGGCCACCCCGGCCTGGATTTCGTGGACTGGCAGGATGAAGGGTTCCGCACCGCTAAAGTGCAGAACTACCAGGTGAGCGCCGCAGGCGCTACCGACAACGTGAACTACTACATATCGGGCAACTACACCGACCAGGACGGCATCGTGCTGGGCGTGAACTATAAGCGCTACTCGGCTCGCGCCAACATGGAAGTGCAAGCCAATAAAAAGCTGAAGTTTGGTCTGAACGTGGCACCTAGCTACTCCGTGTCGAGCGACCCCGGCGTGGAAGGCAAAGACAACATCCTGAACAAGCTCGTCACGATGGTGCCTGTAGTCGAATCGTCGGCTGGGCTGCTTTCCAACTACGGCGATAATGACCGCTACCTCTGGGCCAGTAGCAGCAACAGTCCGTATGGCCTGCTCACTGATCGGCAGCAGCGCACCACCACCTTCCGGACGCTAAGCACCGTGTTTGCAGAGCTGGAAATTATTAAGAACCTGCGTTTCCGGACCACCCTTAACCTCGATAACACCGACGTGCGCAACAAGTCGTATGTGCCCAACGCTAAGTCGGGTGGGCTAGGGGCGACGGGCACGTTCTCGGCGTATCGCAAGCAGGCGTTCGTGAACGAAAACACCCTGACCTATAACCGCACGATTGCCGAAAAGCACAGCGTCACGGCGCTGGCAGGTTATTCCTACAACTTCTTTAAAACCGAAACCGACAAGCTGAAATCGTCGGGGGGCTTTGTGAACGCCGCCGTGACAACCCTGAACGGAGCCCAGAACATCAGTGGCACTAGCGACAACGGCACCAGTGAGACCCAGAACGTACTGCTGTCGTACTTCGGCCGCTTGCAATACGCTTATGAGGGCAAGTACCTGTTCACGGCTAGCGTGCGCCGCGACGGTTCCTCGCGCTTCGGTGAAAACGACAAGTGGGGCATCTTTCCGGCAACTTCGCTGGGTTGGCGCATCTCGCAGGAAAAATTCATGCAGGCCCTGCGGCCAATCAGCGAGTTGAAGCTGCGCGCTAGCTTGGGCTACTCCGGCAACAACGGTATTGGCGACTACAGCAGCGTGCCCACCTTGGGCGTCTATAACTACGAGCTAGGGGGCGCGCTAGCTACCGGCCAAGCGCCTAATGTTTCGGCTAACCCCAATCTGAAATGGGAGAAGTCGCGCACGCTTGATTTCGGCTTGGATTACGGCTTTCTGGACAACCGCATTTATGGCTCTTTCGACTACTATACGAAAACCAGTAACGACCTGCTCCTGAACCAGCCCGTGCGCGGCGCGTCGGGTTTCAGCTCGCAGCTCGTCAACATCGGCGAAGTAGTGAACAAGGGTTGGGAAGTGGAACTGAATACGCGCAACCTGACGGGAGCCTTTCAGTGGAACACGTCGGTGAACTTCAGTCACAACGAAAACCGGGTGGTGCACCTAGGTACCGGTGACGCACCCATTGAAATCGGCACCGCGCTTTATGGCGCACCTAGCGTATTGCTGAAAGTAGGGCAGCCCATGTACTCGACGTATGTGGTCAAGCAAATCGGTATCCTGACGCAGGCTGACATCGACAACAACGTGCCGATTGTCCAGGGCCAAACCCAGGGTGACCCGCGCTACGAGGATGCCAATGGCGACGGGGTTATCAGCGTGGCTGACCGCCAGATACTGGGTCAGCCCAATCCGAAATACACGTGGGGTATCACCAACACGTTCCGCTTCAAGGGTTTTGACCTGAGCGTGCTGGTGCAGGGCCAGCATGGAGGCAGTGTTTACTCGCTTCTGGGCCGGGCTCTCGATGGCACTAGCATGGGCTATAATGGCAACGCGGCCGTTGCGCAGCGCGACCGGTGGCGCTCACCCGAGAACCCCGGAGCTGGCGAGCGAGGCCAGGCTCGCGCCAACTTCACGCCCTTGCTCAACAGCTCATGGCTGTACTCGTCGGACTACTACCGCGTGCGCAACATTACGCTGGGCTACAACCTAGGTAACATTCTGAGCAAGCGCGTGGCGCAGGGTGCCCGGATTTACTTCTCGCTGGAGAACTTCTTTGGCCATGACTCCTACCGCGTGGGCTACAACGTGGAGGCGGCTAACTCCAGCAACAGCAGCGACGGTTTCTCGGTGAGCACCGACTACGGCGGGCTGCCTCTTTCCAAAGCCATGACCCTAGGTCTGAACGTCACTTTCTAA
- a CDS encoding RagB/SusD family nutrient uptake outer membrane protein, with protein MKKISLLFLTAAALTFSSCEDELNQAPISSGSVPTFYQSATDFSQALNATYNALRNFPDRELTLSEMRSDNIYGVSTQGVRPWEPINNFSTTIATSEFVDEAWSANYAGIFRANVLLDQLGKNGGVLAADVRSRMEGEAKFLRAFFYFNLVQYFGRVPLVDKPLSPQEVATINRTSVDEVYNLIVADLLDAAGTLAPSYTGADVGRATKWAAKGMLARVYLTRSGATYGIDGPGRGTNDYAAALGLLNEIIASGQFQFLPNYADIFSYTNENNKEVLFDIHYSSGGTGLGATYPSILVSNNYFNSVVPNTSGFSTGDELRPASNNLLSSFATGDLRRSQALQVGFTVAASGSTPAITDSRAAYKKYLDVARRGTTRADWSINFIVLRYTDVLLMKAECILKGGGGSQSDADAIMNQVRRRGVANAPAVTNTTYAQLIEERRREFVGEGLRWHDLVRSGNAVTIMNAWIPQDDVSKRMRSPITANDLIYPVPQSELSASGYDYEQNPGY; from the coding sequence ATGAAAAAGATATCTCTCCTGTTTCTCACGGCGGCCGCCCTCACCTTCAGCAGCTGCGAAGACGAACTCAACCAGGCGCCTATTTCCAGTGGCTCGGTACCCACGTTCTACCAGAGCGCAACGGACTTCAGCCAGGCGCTGAACGCTACCTACAATGCCCTGCGTAACTTTCCGGACCGTGAGCTCACCTTATCCGAAATGCGCTCCGACAATATCTACGGGGTAAGCACCCAAGGCGTCCGCCCCTGGGAGCCCATCAACAATTTCTCGACGACCATTGCCACTAGCGAATTCGTCGATGAAGCTTGGAGCGCCAACTACGCGGGTATTTTCCGGGCCAACGTCCTGCTGGACCAACTCGGCAAAAACGGCGGCGTACTCGCCGCCGACGTACGAAGCCGTATGGAGGGCGAGGCCAAGTTTTTACGCGCCTTTTTCTACTTCAATCTGGTTCAATACTTTGGCCGCGTGCCGCTGGTCGACAAGCCCTTGAGCCCGCAGGAAGTGGCTACCATCAACCGCACGTCGGTTGATGAAGTGTATAACCTCATTGTCGCCGACCTGCTGGATGCGGCCGGCACCCTTGCGCCCTCCTACACGGGGGCCGACGTGGGCCGCGCCACTAAGTGGGCCGCCAAGGGGATGCTAGCCCGGGTATACCTCACCCGCTCCGGCGCGACCTACGGCATTGATGGACCCGGCCGCGGCACCAACGACTACGCGGCCGCCCTAGGTTTGCTCAACGAGATTATCGCCAGCGGCCAGTTTCAGTTTTTGCCCAACTACGCCGACATTTTCTCCTACACCAACGAAAACAATAAGGAAGTACTTTTCGACATCCACTATAGCAGCGGTGGTACGGGCCTAGGGGCTACCTACCCGTCTATTTTGGTTTCTAATAACTACTTCAACTCGGTTGTGCCGAACACATCCGGCTTCAGCACCGGCGACGAGCTGCGCCCCGCTTCCAACAACTTGCTCAGCTCGTTTGCCACCGGCGACTTGCGCCGGAGCCAAGCCTTGCAGGTGGGCTTTACAGTAGCGGCCAGTGGCAGCACACCCGCCATCACCGATTCTCGTGCCGCCTACAAAAAATACCTCGACGTGGCCCGGCGCGGCACCACTCGTGCCGACTGGTCCATCAACTTCATCGTGCTGCGCTACACCGACGTGCTGCTGATGAAGGCCGAGTGTATTCTTAAAGGTGGCGGTGGCAGCCAGAGTGACGCAGATGCCATCATGAACCAAGTGCGCCGCCGGGGAGTCGCTAATGCGCCGGCCGTGACCAACACCACCTACGCGCAACTCATCGAAGAGCGCCGCCGCGAGTTTGTGGGTGAAGGCCTGCGTTGGCACGACCTCGTGCGCTCGGGCAATGCCGTGACCATCATGAATGCGTGGATACCCCAAGACGACGTAAGCAAGCGCATGCGCTCCCCCATTACGGCCAACGACCTGATTTACCCGGTGCCACAGTCTGAGTTGAGCGCCTCGGGCTATGATTACGAGCAGAATCCTGGTTATTAA